TCATCAGGAATCTGCATCAACAATGTCACAGTAGGTTGACATTGCAGTTCCCGACGGATGGAACGTTGCAATTCTCGCTCTAAGGTCCCTTGCAATCCACCCCAATCTACTTCTGATTGCTCGCCTTCGCTGGGTTGAGCAAATTCTGACCAACGAACGCTCAATATTTCTTCAATTCGCTGTTGTACCCATTTTTGTAGGAGCGATCGCTCTATACTGGTCACTACACCCCGCAGGTGAATTTCTGGCTTGGCTAATAATTTCCCACTCCAATCGATGGCTGCGGCGATGGTGACAATGCCTTCAGAAGCCATTCTTTGCCGTTCTTGCAATACTTTGGCACTGACCATCCCAGAACTAGTAGTATCCACCAGTTCAATCCCAGATGGTACTTTTCCAGCAACGCAGATGGCATCTTCTGTTAATTCCACAATATCGCCATTCTGGATCACAATCATATTTTCTGGTTGAATACCCATACTCTGCGCTGTTTGGGCGTGCTTCACCAGCATTCGATGTTCGCCGTGGAAGGGTACAAAAAACTTTGGTCGAGTTAAGGCAATCATCAGTTTTTGGTCTTCTTGACAACCGTGACCAGAAACGTGAATTCCTTTGTCTCGACCATAGATTACATTTGCTCCTTGGAGCATCAATTTATCTATAGTATTAACGACTGCGATCGTATTACCAGGAATCGGGTTAGCAGAGAAGACTACCGTATCACCTTGACGAATTTTAATGTGGGGGTGTTCTTTATTGGCAATCCGAGTCATGGCTGACATTGGTTCGCCTTGAGAACCTGTAGTGAGAATCAGCACATTCTCATCTGGCAAACTGCGAATAGTATGCAACGGTTGCAGGAGATGATCGGGACACTTGATATAACCTAGATTGCGTGCATGAGCAATCAAATTTAGCATCGAACGCCCGACAACTGTCACTGTGCGGTTGTGCTTCTGCGCCAGATCCAAAATCATGTTGATGCGATGAACGCTGGAAGCAAAAGTAGTGACAAATAATCTCCCGGTGGCTTGAGAGAAAATTCTGTCAAGATTAGGGTAAACGGAACGTTCCGAAGGGGTGAATCCTGGTACTTCTG
The genomic region above belongs to Calothrix sp. NIES-2098 and contains:
- a CDS encoding beta-lactamase domain-containing protein, with the protein product MAKNEANSALKIIPLGGLHEIGKNTCVFEYEDEIVLLDAGLAFPTEAMHGVNIVLPDMTYLRENRHKIKGMIVTHGHEDHIGGIAFHLKQFEIPVIYGPRLAMAMLEGKLEEAGVRDRTELRSVLPRDVVRIGKSFFVEYIRNTHSIADSFTVAIHTPIGIVIHTGDFKIDHTPVDGERFDLQRLAEHGEKGVLCLLSDSTNSEVPGFTPSERSVYPNLDRIFSQATGRLFVTTFASSVHRINMILDLAQKHNRTVTVVGRSMLNLIAHARNLGYIKCPDHLLQPLHTIRSLPDENVLILTTGSQGEPMSAMTRIANKEHPHIKIRQGDTVVFSANPIPGNTIAVVNTIDKLMLQGANVIYGRDKGIHVSGHGCQEDQKLMIALTRPKFFVPFHGEHRMLVKHAQTAQSMGIQPENMIVIQNGDIVELTEDAICVAGKVPSGIELVDTTSSGMVSAKVLQERQRMASEGIVTIAAAIDWSGKLLAKPEIHLRGVVTSIERSLLQKWVQQRIEEILSVRWSEFAQPSEGEQSEVDWGGLQGTLERELQRSIRRELQCQPTVTLLMQIPDEPPVKVSDGRRRRTRTAAQVAS